One region of Desulfitobacterium chlororespirans DSM 11544 genomic DNA includes:
- the folP gene encoding dihydropteroate synthase, with translation MKDYSPRWISLNNETEAKKAMQQIGSDPGGIAHMAGKPIGRALKLENVPLPAAHIIKQEMLSLGGDAAVHRNVVVNKIEASDILLVGTAKHFRRLSQKLAAQPFGLKDLGKSLKDLLETLEPPKQRVVSCRGKDIVLGERTLIMGILNLTPDSFSDGGKFNTLERALKQAEALVEQGADILDIGAESTRLSHDPVSAEEEWHRLEAVIKALLPRLAVPISVDTYKAEVAERALAAGVHMINDVWGLQKDPGMAEVVGKYQAPVIVMHNQEGSNYHHLIGDMMAYLKKSIHLAEEQGLTGDQIIIDPGIGGTAFGKSLDFDLEIMSRLEEFRSLGHPILLGTSRKSMIGQTLNLPMEERLEGTLATSVVGVAAGVDILRVHDVQANKRAVQMADAIYRRKRGENFSGA, from the coding sequence ATGAAAGATTATTCCCCGCGCTGGATCAGCCTGAATAACGAAACAGAAGCTAAAAAGGCTATGCAGCAAATTGGCTCCGACCCGGGAGGAATTGCTCATATGGCTGGTAAACCCATCGGCAGAGCTCTCAAGCTGGAGAATGTGCCCTTGCCTGCCGCTCATATCATTAAGCAGGAAATGCTCTCTCTGGGGGGGGACGCGGCGGTTCATCGCAATGTTGTTGTCAATAAGATTGAAGCCTCGGATATTTTGCTGGTGGGAACAGCAAAACATTTTCGCCGGCTCAGTCAAAAGCTGGCGGCTCAACCCTTTGGTTTAAAGGATTTAGGTAAGAGCTTAAAAGATCTCCTGGAGACTTTGGAGCCTCCCAAGCAAAGGGTAGTTTCCTGCCGGGGGAAGGATATTGTGTTGGGTGAGCGGACCCTGATCATGGGGATACTCAACCTCACTCCGGATTCTTTTTCCGATGGCGGAAAATTCAATACCTTGGAGCGCGCCCTAAAGCAAGCGGAAGCCTTGGTCGAGCAAGGGGCAGATATTTTGGATATCGGAGCAGAGTCCACCCGCTTAAGCCACGACCCGGTCAGTGCCGAAGAGGAATGGCATCGTCTGGAGGCCGTTATTAAGGCTTTGCTGCCGCGGCTTGCTGTTCCCATCTCAGTGGACACCTATAAAGCGGAGGTGGCGGAGAGGGCATTGGCTGCCGGAGTACATATGATTAATGATGTCTGGGGATTGCAAAAAGACCCTGGAATGGCGGAGGTTGTGGGGAAATATCAGGCACCTGTGATTGTCATGCATAATCAGGAGGGGAGCAACTATCATCATCTTATCGGGGATATGATGGCTTACCTGAAAAAGAGCATTCATCTTGCCGAAGAGCAGGGATTAACAGGTGACCAGATCATCATCGACCCGGGCATTGGCGGAACAGCCTTCGGCAAAAGTTTGGACTTCGATCTGGAAATTATGAGCCGCTTGGAGGAGTTCCGCTCTTTAGGCCATCCCATCCTTTTGGGAACCTCCCGGAAGTCCATGATCGGTCAGACCTTGAACCTACCCATGGAGGAACGGCTGGAAGGAACTCTGGCCACCAGCGTGGTAGGCGTGGCCGCCGGGGTGGATATTCTTCGGGTTCATGATGTCCAAGCCAATAAGAGAGCGGTGCAGATGGCCGATGCCATCTATCGCCGCAAGAGAGGGGAGAATTTTAGTGGAGCGTGA
- a CDS encoding DUF881 domain-containing protein — MKKRTLAISLTLVALVLGFLLTLQMQTQKSVVELEKIQAQRAASAKDFLAEAQEENKLLKEQHTALTTQLEEARTQGGTSPALLAELDRYRMMEGTMNVQGPGIVITIDDRQQEHKVVLPMSNEDLLEIINTLKFAGAEAISVNGQRVVASSAIVLSGTSTKLINQVPITRTEGVPYEILACGNQDQLLDYFTQLKAQRLKQLGMSVSVARKTVQIPSYKGVSPVKNPDS, encoded by the coding sequence ATGAAGAAACGTACCCTGGCCATATCTTTGACCTTAGTAGCCCTGGTCTTAGGGTTCTTGCTCACGCTGCAAATGCAGACTCAGAAAAGCGTGGTGGAACTGGAGAAAATTCAGGCACAAAGGGCTGCTTCCGCTAAGGATTTCCTGGCCGAAGCTCAAGAGGAAAACAAGCTTCTCAAAGAGCAGCATACAGCTTTAACGACCCAGCTGGAAGAAGCGCGAACACAAGGGGGAACCAGCCCGGCTCTTCTCGCCGAGTTAGACCGTTATCGGATGATGGAAGGTACGATGAATGTTCAAGGTCCGGGCATCGTGATTACCATTGATGACCGGCAACAGGAGCATAAAGTCGTGCTTCCGATGAGCAACGAGGACTTGCTCGAAATAATCAATACCTTAAAATTTGCCGGAGCTGAAGCAATCAGCGTCAACGGACAGCGGGTTGTGGCCTCCTCAGCTATTGTTCTGAGCGGGACTTCCACGAAGCTGATTAATCAGGTCCCCATTACCCGTACGGAAGGAGTTCCTTATGAGATCCTCGCCTGTGGTAATCAGGACCAGCTCCTGGACTATTTCACGCAATTGAAAGCTCAGCGGTTAAAGCAATTAGGGATGAGTGTCAGTGTAGCCAGAAAAACCGTGCAAATTCCTTCGTATAAAGGAGTATCGCCTGTAAAAAACCCTGACTCCTAG
- a CDS encoding HD domain-containing protein: protein MIPMPRVNRILQHRNYEEFTEKNKQAEEKRVYCRHGSDHGLAVARIAYLYLLEKYIEDRGSLPGTGTNQASIRLEESYGLGKESIYAAGILHDIGRWIEYENQEDHALAGARLARPILRDCGFTEAEMEKIVLGISEHRLPPDQTSSILGQALALADDWARDCQSCPSKATCYKYTKAMEDILI, encoded by the coding sequence ATGATACCTATGCCTCGGGTAAATCGTATTCTTCAACATCGTAATTATGAAGAGTTTACTGAGAAAAATAAACAAGCTGAAGAAAAGCGGGTATACTGCCGCCATGGCTCTGATCATGGCCTCGCAGTGGCGAGAATTGCCTATCTCTATCTTTTGGAGAAATACATTGAAGACAGGGGCAGCCTTCCTGGGACCGGGACAAATCAGGCAAGCATCAGGCTGGAAGAGAGCTATGGTCTAGGGAAAGAAAGCATCTATGCGGCAGGAATTTTGCACGATATTGGCCGGTGGATAGAGTATGAGAACCAAGAGGATCATGCTCTGGCAGGAGCCCGGTTGGCAAGGCCTATTCTCAGGGATTGTGGGTTCACAGAGGCGGAGATGGAGAAGATCGTCCTCGGGATTTCAGAACATCGTCTCCCTCCGGACCAGACAAGCAGTATCCTTGGGCAAGCCTTGGCTTTAGCTGATGATTGGGCGAGGGATTGCCAAAGCTGCCCCAGCAAGGCTACCTGTTATAAATATACAAAAGCAATGGAGGACATTCTAATCTAA
- the ftsH gene encoding ATP-dependent zinc metalloprotease FtsH, producing MKFFKNAAVYLLIILIAIMLIRFANPPATQPLDMDYTKFYNAVVTGQVEEVVISTDDNVNTYEVKTKDGQQYVVLGEANDVDLSQKMTEHGVTRRVNPPVTTPWWAGLITTVLPFLLIGGFIFFMMQQSQGGGNRVMQFGKSRAKLVTDEKKKVTFADVAGADEVKEELEEVVEFLKFPKKFNELGAKIPKGVLLFGPPGTGKTLLARAVAGEAGVPFFSISGSDFVEMFVGVGASRVRDLFEQAKKNAPCIVFIDEIDAVGRQRGAGLGGGHDEREQTLNQLLVEMDGFNGNEGIIIIAATNRPDILDPALLRPGRFDRQVVVDVPDVKGREEILKVHVKGKPMHSDVELDVLARRTPGFTGADLANLVNEAALLSARRNEKEIKMNALEDSVERVIAGPEKKARVISDYEKKLVSYHEAGHALVGEMLTHTDPLHKVSIIPRGRAGGYTLLLPKEDRNYMTKSHLLDQVTMLLGGRVAEALVLHEISTGASNDLERATGLVRKMITELGMSEELGPLTFGQKEGQVFLGRDIARDRNYSEAVAYSIDKEARRMIDECYLKAQTIIQENMHKLNAIAQTLMEKETIEAKEFAELMARFDQPVETAQVSEPSETKNNTTEHDDLLPATGETSVEGEDRTEAEGLSGSTLEEEKNKID from the coding sequence TTGAAATTTTTCAAAAACGCTGCTGTTTATTTACTGATTATTCTCATTGCGATTATGCTCATAAGATTTGCCAACCCACCGGCGACTCAGCCCTTGGATATGGATTACACCAAATTCTATAATGCGGTGGTTACGGGCCAGGTTGAAGAAGTTGTAATCAGTACCGATGATAATGTCAATACCTATGAAGTTAAAACTAAAGATGGTCAGCAATATGTGGTGCTTGGTGAAGCGAACGATGTTGATCTCTCTCAAAAAATGACCGAGCATGGAGTCACCAGACGGGTCAATCCGCCGGTCACCACCCCTTGGTGGGCCGGTTTGATCACCACGGTACTGCCTTTTCTGTTAATCGGCGGCTTTATCTTCTTTATGATGCAGCAGAGCCAAGGGGGCGGCAACCGGGTCATGCAGTTCGGGAAAAGCCGGGCTAAACTGGTGACGGATGAAAAGAAAAAGGTGACCTTTGCCGATGTGGCGGGAGCCGATGAGGTGAAGGAAGAGCTTGAAGAAGTTGTGGAATTCCTCAAGTTCCCTAAGAAATTTAATGAGTTGGGAGCTAAAATTCCCAAAGGAGTGCTGCTCTTTGGCCCTCCCGGAACCGGTAAGACTCTTTTGGCCCGGGCTGTGGCAGGAGAGGCGGGGGTTCCATTCTTTAGCATCAGCGGCTCGGACTTTGTAGAGATGTTCGTCGGGGTGGGAGCATCCCGGGTTCGTGATTTATTCGAACAAGCCAAAAAGAATGCCCCTTGTATCGTGTTTATCGACGAGATCGACGCAGTAGGCCGGCAAAGAGGCGCCGGTCTGGGGGGCGGCCATGATGAGCGGGAGCAAACCCTGAACCAGCTGCTCGTTGAGATGGATGGTTTTAATGGGAATGAGGGCATCATCATTATCGCGGCCACCAACCGCCCTGATATTCTCGACCCGGCCTTGTTGCGTCCGGGGCGTTTTGACCGCCAGGTAGTGGTGGATGTTCCCGATGTCAAAGGCCGTGAGGAGATCTTAAAAGTCCATGTTAAAGGTAAACCCATGCACAGCGATGTGGAGCTGGATGTCTTAGCCCGCCGCACGCCGGGATTTACCGGAGCAGACCTGGCCAACCTTGTCAATGAGGCGGCCCTGCTCTCTGCCCGTCGCAATGAGAAGGAGATCAAAATGAATGCTCTGGAGGATTCTGTGGAGCGGGTTATTGCCGGACCGGAGAAAAAGGCCCGGGTCATCAGTGACTATGAAAAGAAATTAGTTTCTTACCACGAAGCAGGCCATGCTTTAGTGGGAGAAATGCTGACCCATACGGATCCCTTGCACAAGGTGTCCATTATCCCCCGGGGGCGGGCTGGCGGGTATACCCTGCTCCTGCCTAAGGAAGATCGCAACTACATGACAAAGTCTCATTTGTTGGATCAAGTCACTATGCTCTTAGGGGGACGGGTTGCCGAAGCTTTGGTTCTCCATGAGATCAGCACCGGAGCCTCCAATGACTTGGAGCGGGCTACAGGTCTTGTCCGCAAGATGATTACAGAACTGGGAATGTCCGAGGAGCTGGGACCCCTTACCTTTGGACAGAAGGAAGGTCAGGTGTTCTTGGGCCGGGATATTGCCCGGGATCGCAATTATAGTGAAGCGGTGGCTTACTCTATCGATAAAGAAGCGCGCCGAATGATTGATGAATGTTATTTGAAGGCGCAGACCATTATTCAGGAGAACATGCATAAGCTTAACGCGATTGCCCAGACTTTGATGGAGAAAGAAACCATCGAAGCCAAGGAATTCGCCGAGCTGATGGCCCGCTTTGATCAACCAGTGGAAACCGCACAAGTCTCGGAGCCTTCGGAGACTAAAAATAATACAACGGAACATGATGATCTTCTTCCCGCCACAGGGGAGACCTCCGTGGAGGGAGAAGACAGGACGGAAGCCGAGGGATTGAGCGGGTCAACCTTAGAAGAAGAAAAAAATAAGATTGACTAG
- a CDS encoding DUF881 domain-containing protein, with the protein MNLPKNGKMMLTVASLILGILFISLLKTTGAAGSTARTDTTLASLIQIGQENEQLKNDITKLKEDLSKFQAGQNASKVILEQLDTAKRNAGLTKVTGPGIRITLDDAQERDINNEDIYYYLVHEEYIRTIVNLLWHGGAEAVSVNGQRITGNTEIFCSGAFIQIGQTRQMPPYVIEAVGDVNYLQSALNFYFWDRLGEYQEQYGITRKLEVPTEPLIIPAGKAQQFRYSEPMKEAK; encoded by the coding sequence ATGAACTTGCCGAAAAACGGCAAAATGATGCTTACGGTGGCCAGCCTGATTTTAGGCATTCTCTTCATATCCTTACTGAAAACTACAGGGGCGGCAGGATCCACTGCGAGAACGGATACAACCCTAGCTTCACTTATTCAAATCGGCCAGGAAAACGAGCAATTGAAAAATGATATTACTAAACTTAAAGAAGACTTATCTAAATTTCAAGCGGGTCAGAATGCGTCTAAAGTCATACTCGAACAACTGGATACAGCGAAACGCAATGCCGGGCTGACCAAGGTCACCGGACCCGGTATACGAATTACGCTTGACGATGCACAGGAGCGGGATATTAATAACGAGGATATCTATTACTACCTGGTTCACGAAGAATATATCCGCACGATTGTCAACTTGCTCTGGCACGGCGGAGCTGAAGCCGTCTCAGTCAATGGACAGCGGATTACAGGCAATACAGAAATTTTCTGCAGTGGAGCCTTCATTCAGATTGGTCAGACCCGCCAAATGCCCCCCTATGTAATTGAAGCTGTAGGGGATGTGAATTACTTGCAGTCGGCCTTGAACTTTTACTTCTGGGATCGCTTGGGCGAGTATCAGGAACAATATGGAATTACAAGAAAACTTGAGGTGCCCACGGAGCCCCTGATCATACCGGCCGGCAAGGCTCAGCAGTTTCGCTATTCTGAACCTATGAAGGAGGCGAAATAA
- the ndk gene encoding nucleoside-diphosphate kinase — protein sequence MEKTFIMLKPDAVQRGLVGQIIARFEAKGCKLVGMKLMSVDQALAEQHYAEHKGKSFFEPTVQYIMSSPVVAMVWGGKNVVALARELMGATNPANANPGSIRGSFGMDISRNVIHGSDSVASAEREIALYFRPEELCDYRKAGEEWLSE from the coding sequence ATGGAAAAGACCTTCATCATGCTCAAGCCTGATGCTGTACAGCGGGGGTTGGTTGGGCAAATTATCGCACGCTTTGAAGCAAAGGGGTGCAAACTGGTAGGAATGAAGCTTATGAGTGTTGATCAGGCTTTGGCCGAGCAACATTATGCAGAGCACAAAGGGAAAAGTTTTTTTGAGCCCACGGTTCAATATATTATGTCTTCTCCGGTGGTGGCTATGGTTTGGGGAGGCAAAAATGTCGTGGCTCTGGCTCGGGAGCTGATGGGAGCCACCAACCCTGCCAATGCCAACCCCGGCTCGATCCGCGGCAGCTTTGGCATGGATATCAGCCGCAATGTGATTCATGGCTCAGATTCTGTAGCCAGTGCAGAACGGGAGATTGCCCTCTATTTTAGACCTGAAGAGCTTTGTGACTATCGCAAAGCTGGGGAAGAGTGGCTCAGCGAGTAA
- a CDS encoding formate--tetrahydrofolate ligase: protein MKTDIEIAQEATMKPITEIAQGLDLLEDEIELYGKYKAKVSFSAWERLKDKPDAKLILVTAINPTPAGEGKTTTTVGLGQAMSKIGKNAMIALREPSLGPCFGVKGGAAGGGYAQVVPMEDINLHFTGDFHAITSTHNLLAALLDNHLQQGNLLNIDPRQIVFRRVMDMNDRALRKIVIGLGGRTEGIPRENGFDITVASEIMAILCLAKDLMDLKERFGRIVVAYTYDGKAITAHDLEAEGAMALLMKDAIKPNLVQTLENTPVFIHGGPFANIAHGCNSVVATRMAMKLADYVITEAGFGADLGAEKFYDLKCRFAELKPAATVIVATVRALKMNGGVAKEDLGPENLEALAKGIVNLEKHIENIGKFGVPAVVAINRFPTDTDAELEFVAERCRQLGAEFALSEVFTKGGEGGIELAKAVLNIVDNKESNFHVLYELDLPIAKKIETICKEVYGADGVNFTKEALTSMKKYEELGYGQLPICMAKTQYSLTDDQNVLGRPSGFTITVRELRLSAGAGFLVAITGAIMTMPGLPKRPAALRMDIDAAGRITGLF from the coding sequence TTGAAAACCGATATCGAAATTGCACAAGAGGCAACGATGAAACCAATTACGGAGATTGCTCAGGGGTTAGATCTGCTGGAGGATGAGATTGAGCTTTATGGCAAATACAAAGCCAAGGTCAGCTTCAGTGCTTGGGAACGCCTCAAGGATAAACCCGATGCTAAACTCATCCTGGTGACTGCTATTAATCCTACCCCTGCCGGTGAAGGAAAAACCACGACGACCGTTGGCTTAGGACAAGCTATGTCCAAGATTGGCAAAAACGCCATGATTGCCTTGCGTGAACCTTCCCTGGGCCCTTGCTTTGGTGTTAAGGGTGGAGCAGCCGGGGGCGGATATGCTCAAGTTGTGCCGATGGAGGATATCAATCTCCACTTTACTGGTGATTTCCACGCCATTACTTCGACTCATAATTTATTGGCAGCACTTTTAGATAACCATCTTCAACAAGGTAATCTTCTGAACATCGACCCTCGCCAAATCGTATTCCGTCGGGTTATGGATATGAATGACCGGGCCTTACGTAAAATTGTGATTGGTTTAGGCGGCCGCACTGAAGGAATTCCCCGGGAAAACGGTTTTGATATCACAGTGGCTTCCGAAATTATGGCGATTCTCTGCTTAGCCAAGGATCTTATGGATCTAAAAGAGCGCTTCGGTCGGATTGTGGTGGCTTACACTTATGACGGTAAGGCGATTACCGCTCATGATCTGGAAGCTGAAGGTGCGATGGCTCTGCTGATGAAGGATGCCATTAAGCCCAATTTAGTTCAAACTCTGGAGAACACTCCTGTATTTATTCATGGCGGTCCTTTTGCTAATATTGCTCACGGTTGTAACAGCGTCGTGGCTACCAGAATGGCCATGAAGCTTGCTGATTATGTCATTACCGAAGCCGGATTCGGCGCTGATCTCGGTGCTGAGAAATTTTACGATCTGAAATGCCGCTTCGCAGAGCTGAAGCCGGCTGCCACAGTCATTGTAGCGACTGTCCGCGCTCTTAAGATGAATGGCGGAGTCGCTAAGGAGGATCTGGGGCCGGAGAACCTGGAAGCCTTAGCTAAAGGTATCGTTAATCTTGAAAAGCATATCGAGAACATCGGCAAATTTGGTGTGCCTGCGGTAGTGGCTATCAATCGTTTCCCCACCGATACCGATGCTGAATTAGAGTTTGTGGCAGAACGCTGCCGTCAGCTGGGAGCCGAGTTCGCTTTATCGGAAGTCTTCACTAAAGGTGGAGAAGGCGGTATAGAGCTGGCCAAGGCTGTTCTCAATATTGTTGATAATAAAGAATCCAATTTCCATGTTCTCTATGAATTGGATCTGCCCATTGCCAAGAAGATCGAGACCATTTGTAAAGAGGTTTATGGTGCCGATGGTGTGAACTTTACCAAAGAGGCCCTAACCTCTATGAAGAAATATGAAGAATTAGGCTATGGCCAATTGCCCATTTGTATGGCTAAAACTCAGTACTCCTTAACCGATGATCAGAATGTTCTGGGCCGCCCATCGGGCTTTACCATTACGGTCCGTGAACTCCGCTTATCTGCCGGCGCCGGATTCCTGGTAGCCATCACCGGTGCTATTATGACCATGCCCGGACTTCCGAAACGTCCAGCTGCTTTAAGAATGGATATTGACGCTGCAGGGCGCATTACCGGTCTCTTCTAA